The following proteins are co-located in the Oenanthe melanoleuca isolate GR-GAL-2019-014 chromosome 4, OMel1.0, whole genome shotgun sequence genome:
- the CCNA2 gene encoding cyclin-A2: MLAEQENQENVPPPAGGKAAAVPPAAGTRVALGLLRGAQQRAGVPLQAARGGCEGHGAAAGLQQQQHQPFSIHVDEPDGEREPRRQRGVPAGQKEEAALALRAAVCALGERRPLAPLGNAMELSVDSPSIMDISITSEPEENAPNVNNVPDYIDEIHTYLREMEVKCKPKIGYMKKQPDITNNMRAILVDWLVEVGEEYKLQNETLHLAVNYIDRFLSSMSVLRGKLQLVGTAAMLLASKFEEIYPPEVAEFVYITDDTYTKKQVLRMEHLILKVLSFDLAAPTINQFLTQYFLHQQTDAKVESLSMYLGELSLIDADPYLKYLPSVIAAAAFHLADYTLTGQTWPESLCKVTGYTLEDIKPCLIDLHNTYLKAAQHTQQSIREKYKSTKYHGVSLIDPPDTLNLL, translated from the exons ATGCTGGCGGAGCAGGAGAACCAGGAGAACGTGCCCCCGCCGGCGGGCGGCAAAGCCGCGGCCGTGCCGCCCGCCGCCGGCACCCGCGTGGCGCTGGGGCTGCTGCGGGGAGCGCAGCAGCGCGCCGGGGTCCCGCTGCAG GCGGCGCGGGGCGGCTGCGAGGGCCAtggagcggcggcggggctgcagcagcagcaacaccaGCCCTTCTCCATCCATGTGGACGAGCCCGATGGCGAGCGGGAGCCGCGGCGGCAGCGGGGAGTCCCGGCGGGGCAGAAGGAGGAGGCGGCGCTGGCGCTGCGTGCGGCCGTGTGTGCCCTGGGCGAGCGGCGGCCCCTGGCCCCGCTGGGCAACGCCATGGAGCTGAGCGTCG ATTCTCCAAGTATTATGGATATTTCAATAACCTCAGAACCAGAAGAGAACGCACCAAACGTTAATAACGTGCCAGACTATATCGACGAAATCCATACATACCTGAGGGAAATGGAG GTGAAATGCAAGCCCAAAATAGGTTACATGAAGAAGCAGCCTGATATCACAAACAACATGCGGGCTATTCTTGTGGACTGGCTGGTGGAAGTTGGAGAAGAATACAAATTACAGAACGAAACCCTGCACTTAGCTGTAAATTACATTGATAGGTTTCTTTCTTCCATGTCTGTTTTGAGAGGAAAACTTCAGCTTGTGGGTACTGCAGCTATGCTGCTCGCATC GAAGTTTGAAGAGATCTACCCTCCTGAAGTGGCTGAGTTCGTCTACATCACAGATGACACCTACACCAAGAAGCAGGTCCTAAGGATGGAGCACTTAATTCTGAAGGTTTTGTCATTTGACTTGGCGGCTCCAACGATCAACCAGTTCCTCACCCAGTACTTCCTACACCAGCAGACAGATGCTAAAGTGGAGAGCCTGTCAATG TACCTGGGAGAGCTGAGTCTAATTGATGCTGATCCTTACCTGAAATACTTGCCATCAGttattgctgctgcagcatttcatcTGGCAGACTACACCCTCACTGGACAAACCTGG ccTGAATCCCTGTGCAAAGTAACTGGTTACACCCTTGAAGACATCAAGCCTTGCCTCATAGACCTACACAACACCTACCTCaaagcagcccagcacacacaacAGTCCATAAGGGAAAAGTACAAGAGTACCAA